A single window of Rhodococcus jostii RHA1 DNA harbors:
- the trpB gene encoding tryptophan synthase subunit beta, producing the protein MTSRNQETVFKGGNLPTASAGIAERTTHDPDAGGHFGVYGGRHVPEALMAVIEEVTAEYEKARADDAFLNELDRLQRDYTGRPSPIFEAKRMSEFAGGARLILKREDLNHTGSHKINNVLGQVLLAKRMGKTRIIAETGAGQHGVATATACALLGLECVIYMGAVDTERQALNVARMRLLGSSVVSVESGSRTLKDAINEALRDWVTNAHNTYYCFGTAAGPHPFPTIVRDFQRVVGLEARAQVQALTGRLPDAVTACVGGGSNAIGIFHAFLDDPAVRLVGYEAAGDGVETGRHAATFAAGTPGAFQGAYSYLLQDEDGQTIESHSISAGLDYPGVGPEHALLKDIGRATYEPVTDTEAMDALRLLSEREGIIPAIESAHAVAGSLRLGRELGEGAIIVISLSGRGDKDMDTAAKWFGLFDPDDSTETTTTDKEGSAK; encoded by the coding sequence GTGACTTCACGTAATCAGGAAACCGTCTTCAAGGGTGGCAATCTGCCGACTGCCAGCGCCGGGATCGCCGAGCGCACGACGCACGACCCCGACGCCGGAGGACACTTCGGCGTGTACGGCGGACGGCACGTGCCCGAGGCCCTGATGGCAGTGATCGAGGAGGTCACCGCCGAGTACGAGAAGGCCCGCGCCGACGACGCGTTCCTGAACGAACTCGATCGTCTCCAGCGTGACTACACCGGCCGTCCGTCCCCGATCTTCGAGGCGAAACGGATGAGCGAGTTCGCCGGTGGGGCGCGGCTCATCCTCAAGCGCGAAGACCTCAACCACACGGGCTCGCACAAGATCAACAACGTGCTCGGCCAGGTGCTGCTCGCCAAGCGGATGGGCAAGACCCGCATCATCGCGGAGACCGGGGCCGGCCAGCACGGTGTGGCCACCGCGACCGCCTGCGCGCTCCTCGGCCTGGAATGCGTCATCTACATGGGTGCCGTCGACACCGAGCGGCAGGCGCTGAACGTCGCCCGCATGCGCTTGCTGGGCTCGTCGGTGGTGTCGGTCGAGTCGGGGTCGAGGACCCTGAAGGACGCCATCAACGAGGCGCTGCGCGACTGGGTCACCAACGCCCACAACACGTATTACTGCTTCGGCACCGCTGCCGGGCCGCACCCGTTCCCGACCATCGTCCGCGACTTCCAGCGCGTCGTCGGTCTGGAGGCGCGTGCCCAGGTGCAGGCGCTGACCGGTCGGCTGCCCGACGCCGTGACGGCGTGTGTCGGCGGCGGTTCCAACGCCATCGGCATCTTCCACGCGTTCCTCGACGACCCCGCCGTGCGGCTGGTCGGCTACGAGGCCGCCGGTGACGGCGTCGAGACCGGGCGGCACGCCGCCACGTTCGCCGCGGGCACCCCGGGCGCGTTCCAGGGTGCGTACTCGTACCTGCTGCAGGACGAAGACGGCCAGACCATCGAGTCGCACTCGATCTCCGCGGGCCTCGACTACCCCGGTGTCGGACCCGAGCACGCACTCCTCAAGGACATCGGCCGCGCCACCTACGAGCCGGTCACCGACACGGAGGCCATGGACGCGCTCCGTCTGCTGTCCGAGCGGGAGGGCATCATCCCGGCCATCGAGTCCGCCCACGCCGTCGCCGGGTCGCTGAGACTGGGCCGCGAACTGGGGGAGGGCGCCATCATCGTCATCAGCCTGTCCGGGCGCGGCGACAAGGACATGGACACGGCCGCCAAGTGGTTCGGACTGTTCGATCCCGACGACTCGACCGAGACCACCACGACTGACAAGGAAGGTTCGGCCAAGTGA
- the trpA gene encoding tryptophan synthase subunit alpha → MSERLSRLAPTFAQCREEKRAALVGYLPAGFPTVQESIDVFKAMVESGCDIVEVGIAYSDPVMDGPTIQAAAETALRNGVRVRDVFTVVEAIASVGGKAVVMTYWNPVLQYGVDKFARDLASAGGLGLITPNLIPEEAGEWIAASKEHDLDRIFLVAPSSTEERLSMTLDASSGFVYAASTMGVTGARDAVSSMAPELTARIRAHSDIPVGVGLGVRSGAQAAEIAAYADAVIVGSALVTAAESGLDAVRSLTKELAEGVRSATVAS, encoded by the coding sequence GTGAGCGAACGACTCTCGCGCCTCGCCCCGACGTTCGCGCAGTGCCGCGAGGAGAAGCGCGCCGCGCTCGTCGGGTACCTCCCGGCCGGTTTCCCCACCGTGCAGGAGTCCATCGACGTGTTCAAGGCGATGGTCGAATCCGGTTGCGACATCGTCGAGGTCGGCATCGCCTACTCCGACCCGGTGATGGACGGGCCCACCATCCAGGCGGCGGCCGAGACGGCGCTGCGGAACGGTGTCCGCGTGCGTGACGTGTTCACCGTCGTCGAGGCGATCGCCTCCGTCGGCGGCAAGGCCGTCGTGATGACCTACTGGAATCCGGTCCTGCAGTACGGCGTCGACAAGTTCGCGCGCGACCTGGCGAGCGCGGGCGGCCTCGGCCTGATCACACCCAACCTCATCCCCGAGGAAGCCGGCGAGTGGATCGCCGCGTCGAAGGAACACGACCTCGACCGGATCTTCCTCGTGGCGCCGTCGTCGACCGAGGAACGTCTCTCGATGACCCTCGACGCGAGCAGCGGCTTCGTGTACGCCGCGTCGACGATGGGTGTCACCGGTGCCCGTGACGCGGTGTCGTCGATGGCACCCGAGCTGACCGCCCGTATCCGCGCCCACTCGGACATTCCGGTGGGTGTCGGACTGGGTGTCCGCTCCGGCGCGCAGGCCGCCGAGATCGCCGCGTACGCCGATGCGGTCATCGTCGGATCCGCGCTGGTCACGGCCGCGGAGAGCGGTCTCGACGCGGTGCGCTCGCTCACGAAGGAACTCGCCGAGGGCGTTCGCTCCGCTACCGTGGCGTCGTGA